A stretch of the Nitrospinota bacterium genome encodes the following:
- a CDS encoding helix-turn-helix transcriptional regulator: MAPIPKVSVYGEATLQDTQVVIIQADDWEALMDWMEDLRSAERFEEARREPPEAFIPYAEVKRRLWKNNIKKVRMAKGMKQKELAEALECQPSYISKIEKQDYRPWASTLEKVAEALGCEVEELI; this comes from the coding sequence ATGGCCCCGATCCCCAAAGTGTCAGTCTATGGAGAGGCGACGCTTCAGGACACCCAGGTCGTTATCATCCAGGCTGATGATTGGGAGGCCCTCATGGACTGGATGGAAGATCTGCGCTCGGCCGAGCGGTTCGAGGAGGCACGGCGCGAGCCGCCCGAGGCATTCATCCCCTATGCCGAGGTCAAGCGGCGGCTCTGGAAGAACAACATCAAAAAGGTCAGGATGGCGAAGGGGATGAAGCAGAAAGAACTCGCCGAGGCGCTTGAGTGCCAACCGTCCTATATCTCGAAGATCGAGAAGCAAGACTATCGGCCCTGGGCCTCGACGCTTGAGAAGGTCGCCGAGGCCCTTGGGTGCGAGGTGGAGGAACTCATCTAA
- a CDS encoding RecX family transcriptional regulator: protein MNLSRKRGEIGEFLSNNPTSQAVEEVWAGRSDREVAREVALRRLEAYRGLDETTVRRRLKGYLDRRGFPHGDIVTIFR, encoded by the coding sequence GTGAACTTATCAAGGAAGAGGGGTGAAATTGGTGAATTTTTAAGTAATAATCCGACCTCCCAGGCCGTCGAGGAGGTCTGGGCCGGACGATCCGATCGGGAGGTCGCAAGGGAGGTTGCGCTCCGCCGCCTTGAGGCCTACCGCGGGCTCGACGAGACGACCGTCCGGCGCCGTCTGAAGGGCTACCTCGACCGCCGCGGCTTTCCCCACGGCGACATCGTCACCATCTTCCGCTAA
- the recA gene encoding recombinase RecA, translating to MATKATGKEKALELAFAQIEKQFGKGAVMRLGDQEIMDVPAIPTGSISLDAAIGVGGLPRGRVVEIFGPEASGKTTLALHIIAEAQKRGGIAAFIDAEHALDPGYAKALGVKMDELIVSQPDTGEQALEIVETLVRSGALDVAVIDSVAALVPKAEIDGEMGDAHMGLQARLMSQALRKLAGVISKSKTCVVFINQIRHKIGVVFGNPETTSGGNALKFYSSVRLDIRRLAPIKEGSEVLGNRCRVRVVKNKVAPPFREAEFDIMYGKGISKEGDLLDLAVAADLINRSGSWFTYGEERIGQGRENVKRFLAEHPDVAGDLMGKVRDSLGLPAVAAEVQETHEVQETHEVQETHEVQEIHEVQETQEAEA from the coding sequence ATGGCAACCAAAGCGACAGGCAAGGAGAAGGCCCTCGAGCTGGCCTTCGCCCAGATAGAGAAACAGTTCGGCAAGGGCGCGGTGATGCGCCTCGGGGACCAGGAGATCATGGACGTGCCCGCGATTCCGACGGGCTCGATATCCCTCGATGCGGCCATCGGCGTGGGAGGTCTCCCGAGGGGTCGCGTGGTGGAGATATTCGGGCCGGAGGCGAGCGGCAAGACCACCTTGGCCCTCCACATCATAGCCGAGGCCCAGAAGAGGGGCGGCATCGCCGCCTTCATCGACGCCGAGCACGCCCTCGACCCGGGCTACGCCAAGGCCCTAGGGGTCAAGATGGACGAGCTTATCGTCAGCCAGCCCGACACGGGCGAGCAGGCCCTCGAGATCGTAGAGACCCTGGTCAGGAGCGGCGCCCTCGACGTCGCCGTAATCGATTCGGTGGCGGCCCTCGTCCCCAAGGCGGAGATCGACGGCGAGATGGGCGACGCCCACATGGGCCTCCAGGCCCGCCTCATGAGCCAGGCGCTCCGCAAGCTCGCCGGCGTCATCTCCAAGAGCAAGACGTGCGTCGTCTTCATCAACCAGATCCGCCATAAGATCGGGGTGGTGTTCGGAAACCCTGAGACGACCTCCGGCGGAAACGCGCTCAAGTTCTACTCCTCGGTCCGCCTCGACATCCGGCGGCTCGCCCCCATCAAGGAGGGAAGCGAGGTTTTGGGCAACCGCTGCCGCGTGCGGGTGGTGAAGAACAAGGTCGCCCCGCCCTTCCGGGAAGCGGAGTTCGACATCATGTACGGCAAGGGCATCTCGAAGGAGGGCGACCTGCTCGACCTCGCCGTGGCGGCCGACCTGATCAACCGGAGCGGCTCCTGGTTCACCTACGGTGAGGAGAGGATCGGCCAGGGCCGTGAGAACGTCAAGCGCTTCCTCGCCGAGCACCCCGATGTGGCCGGCGACCTGATGGGCAAGGTCCGGGACTCCCTGGGGCTCCCCGCCGTCGCCGCGGAGGTCCAGGAGACCCACGAGGTCCAGGAGACCCACGAGGTCCAGGAGACCCACGAGGTCCAGGAGATCCACGAGGTCCAGGAGACTCAGGAGGCCGAGGCTTAA
- the thpR gene encoding RNA 2',3'-cyclic phosphodiesterase, with product MTRPSGKGAIRAFIAVNLPASVKEALGELQKSMSQAGLKARWAQHMGIHVTLKFLGVVSDDRVPAIRAAMEEAAGGFRPMEARVAGVGAFPNERWPRVVWVGLDEPTGDLAALHARLEAALEPLGFEPEGRPFRSHLTLARIKVPARAGPVAQALEEHRGVDLGKITVDRIVLYQSTLKPSGALYTALEEVFLEEA from the coding sequence ATGACCCGCCCGTCAGGGAAGGGCGCCATACGGGCCTTCATCGCCGTCAACCTCCCTGCCTCCGTCAAGGAGGCCCTGGGCGAGCTCCAGAAATCCATGAGCCAGGCAGGCCTCAAGGCCCGGTGGGCTCAGCACATGGGCATCCATGTGACGCTCAAGTTTCTAGGCGTAGTCTCCGATGACCGGGTCCCAGCCATTCGGGCCGCCATGGAGGAGGCGGCCGGCGGCTTTCGGCCTATGGAGGCTCGCGTCGCCGGTGTCGGGGCCTTTCCCAACGAGCGCTGGCCCCGTGTCGTCTGGGTCGGACTGGATGAGCCCACGGGAGACCTGGCCGCCCTGCACGCCCGCCTGGAGGCGGCCCTAGAGCCGCTGGGCTTCGAGCCGGAGGGGCGTCCCTTCCGGTCGCACCTCACCCTGGCCCGCATCAAAGTGCCCGCCCGCGCCGGGCCCGTCGCCCAAGCCCTCGAGGAACATAGAGGGGTCGATTTAGGTAAGATAACCGTGGACCGGATCGTCCTATACCAGAGCACCCTTAAGCCTTCCGGCGCCCTCTACACCGCCCTGGAGGAGGTTTTTCTGGAAGAGGCTTGA
- a CDS encoding regulatory protein RecX has protein sequence MMAEPGLEELRKAREAAHRLLARRARSVAEIKSKLAERRFSPAVIRRTVERLASVGYLDDTAFARSHARYLMEARPMGRRRLSWELSRKGIEKGLVEEAVEEVWAGRSEREVAREVAMRRLEAYRGLDETTVRRRLKGYLERRGFPHGDIVTILREISSL, from the coding sequence ATGATGGCCGAGCCCGGCTTAGAGGAGCTTCGGAAAGCCCGCGAGGCCGCCCACCGCCTTCTGGCCCGCCGGGCCCGCTCGGTGGCCGAGATAAAATCCAAACTCGCCGAGCGGAGATTTTCTCCCGCCGTCATCCGCCGGACCGTCGAGCGCCTCGCCTCAGTAGGCTACCTAGACGACACCGCCTTCGCCCGCTCCCACGCCCGCTACCTGATGGAGGCCCGTCCCATGGGCCGCCGCCGCCTGAGCTGGGAGTTATCCCGGAAGGGGATCGAGAAAGGCCTCGTCGAAGAAGCGGTAGAGGAGGTCTGGGCCGGACGATCCGAGCGGGAGGTCGCAAGAGAGGTGGCGATGCGCCGCCTCGAGGCCTACCGCGGGCTCGACGAGACGACCGTCCGGCGCCGCCTCAAGGGCTACCTCGAGCGCCGCGGCTTTCCCCACGGCGACATCGTCACCATCCTCCGCGAGATTTCGTCCCTGTAA